The Glycine soja cultivar W05 chromosome 9, ASM419377v2, whole genome shotgun sequence sequence ATGAAATAATAaacttgtgtattttttttgtttcacaaAAAACTACAACAGCTGGTTTGAAAAAAACACAAGTTGCTACACACTCCTATAACTCAAGCCATTTAAGCCACTACAATTGATTAATTGTATAAGAGCTTGGGATGTGAATGGaatcataaattcaaatttctattaCTTTCATTATACCAAAAAGAgaaaactctctctctctctctctctctctctctctctctctcacacacacacacacacacacacacacacacacaagccTATTTAAATCAGCATTTATAGCAACTGAAATgctattcttttatttatatttggttATATGATAGTACATTTATGTCAATATTAAAGCCAAAGCTGCGGGCTACATGTTCCTCCTTGCAACCTCCTCAACCCCCTCACactttaaataaacaaagaaaagaaaaatgggtTGCTAATGCTGGGTAATTAATATTCCAGCAGCACCCATACATAAAACACTTTAACATTTAATGCAAACACCCCCCCCCTCGACttacatttatattaattattaaccttactttcacttttactttttcttaccTTGGAATTCCAGTGGGGTCGACCTCTAAAAGCTAGAATGTTTGGCAGCCTCTCATCAGCAAGTTTGAAACTAAACTAGCAAAATGGAAGCAGAGATGCCTATCTATGGGAGGATGGATATCCCTCATAAATTCTGTCttatgaaaaccgatgttaacgaagcgacgttaacatcggttttatgaaaactgatgttaacgtcgcttcgttaacatcggttttctcacttcgttaacatcggatttcataaaactgatgttaagaaatacatattatttacaattatgccatcgtgtttacgttaacatcggtttttgacaaaaccgatgttaatccgCCGATGTTAAATCagctttttctagtagtgagttTTAAGTTAGTTAGTTGAAACAATGATTCCGCTATGCAGAAAACCCAAACGCAGTATCAGTGTTCTTGAGCAAAGACCATAAACTGCACATTACTCATTCATGGGAGTTTCTTGGACTGCAAAGAAATGGTAGGAACACAACATGGCAAAAGGGAAGATTTGGTGAAAATACAATCATCAGTAACATTGATACAGGTAAACTTTATAACGACTTTACCATACtctattttataattcattaCTTTATTATTCGTAAAATTAGTGTagtcttttttaatttcattcttaTATCAATAAGATTTACAAAGTCAGGagtccaaaaataataaaatcaaagatTAAATTGACATGTACTTAAATGTTAAAAACTAAAGTGGGATTTACTCTCAATTTGTATAATTGGCATGCAATCATGTCAGGGAACTggcattttttttgtgtgattaTAATATGACCTTTGTATTTGtgtagttttcttttttccttcctttcaccattttagtttcttaatccTTGAAAAGTATATAGCTCTGAACAACACTTGATGTGTCTACTTTTCAATCCTTTGTTCATCAAATCTTATTAGCTTGCATACGGGGCAGATTCTGTTGCTGTGGCAATCACCACGACAGATCTTGTTAGCAAGAGTGTGGCAATTGAGTCTCTGGTATTACTTGTTACTAATTTTTGCTCACTTGTTTTAAGTTGATACAAGTAGTTTGTACGTAACTGTGTTATAAGCACACATACAAATATAGATAAAACATGGTTGAGTGGTTGACTAAGTCAGCTTATATTAAGGAACTATAAAGTTATATAACCGTGCCACTGCTACAAGTGTACAAGTGCTATTCATAATGTCCCTGTTGTGTTGTATGTTTCTCTAGGTTTTGTGGGTAATGTTGGGTCCTGCACAAAGATTAATAGGCTCGTGGACATTATCACAGTTGTGGGGGTTAAAATAAAACCACTAAAAGACAAATGTAAATGTTTTACTCAGTACTaactttttgtcctttttttcttggaaaaaaaagtgattagGTGCGGCTTGGGCTCAGGgattaatgtaattttattttaactgttTAATGTCATTTCATATCCTTTTTTATCTATAACTCTGCTTCTATATCTGATATGTTGAAGATGCCTTATTTATTTTGCTTAACTAGGCCAGCTTCCTTCCATAAGTCATGTGGATTTTAGGATTTGTGTCCAGATTGCTCTTGTCTCTCGATGAAATCTAATTGTGTTGCTTATACTGTGTAGTATTACTTATGACCTTATCTATGAATCTTGGGAATGATCATTTGTTTCAACAGGGTCAAGGATACTCATTACCTGCAGATATACAGTATCTTGATGCTAGATGGGAAGTTCTTGTTGTGCTTCCTCTGCGTGATTGTTTTGCCCAAGAGATCAACATGCTATGCCCCCTTGATGGGTTTGTAGTCCTCTAAAAATTGGCATTTTTGTTTGTTCTGTTTTATGTTGTGTAaatttcaaagaataaaaattgtatTCTATGTTTATCAGACTGAATTATATAAATCTTGCTGAATGAATGTGTCTCGTCTCTTTTTGTAGATCTTGGTTTTCTTAATCTACTgtaattaatagtaaaattcaattttcttaatttgttgtaattaatagtaaaatttattttcttaatatttaaatgatagattaaatataaataatacataaatctcttatttttatttaatctaccatttaaatatttattaatgaaataaattttaccatttatatttatttaaatatttaattataaatactaattttcatattatataataacatttattgattattagcaATACTgataatattgaaaatataaaaaatgatcattaattaatcaatttttaattgcaggttattaaatattaacattgTTTTTTAACTGAGCACCGATgtggaaataattattttacatcatTTCTTATGATAACACTGATGTAGAAGGTCTAACTTCTACATCATTTCTTAACTGACCACCGATGTAGAAGGTCTAACTTCTACATCGTTTTTTAACTGAACACCGATGTGAAAAACCGCTATTTTACATCATTTTCTATAATAACACTGATGTAGAAGGTCTAACTTCTACATGGTTTCCTAAGTAAGCACCGATGTGgaaaaatgttttctttctACAACGGTGGTTGGAGGACCGATGTTGAAACTTTTAACTTTCAACAGCATCCTATTCAACATCGGTTGACCACTGATGTAAAATGTGTTTTTCCACCGATGTTGAAATCGCTTTTTCTAGtagttaatttcatttttatatcaaTAAGATTTACAAAATCAGGAGtcgaaaaataataaaatcaaagatTAAACTGACATATACTTAAATGTTAAAAACTAAAGTGGGATTTACTCTCAATTTGTATAATTGGCATGCAATCATGTCAGGGAactgacatttttttttgtgtgattaTAATATGACCTTTGTATTTGTGTAGTTTTATTTTTGCCTTCCTTTCaccattttagtttcttaatccTTGAAAAGTATATAGCTCTGAACAACACTTGTTGTGTCTACTTTTCAATCCTTTGTTCATCAAATCTTATTAGCTTGCATACGGGGCAGATTCTGCTGCCATAACTTTCTTGTCGTCTACAAGAGCAAAAGGTTATGATGGTAATGGACTGTTAGTCTCTCACACTACAAGAGCAAAAGGTTGTGATGCTGATCATGGTTTCAAGAAGTATCTTACATTCATCAGCTGCATGATATCAGACAAATGGGTTTGTGGGGGCATCCAAAACTTGGCAACAAAACAGTGGATGTGTGTGTGGGTTTCTCAGCTTTTACTTGACATTAgttatatattaaataggatTAGGAGATAAATATGTCTTGGCAAGCCTTGTATTGGCAAGTGTGCATGCTTTTTATCTGATTAGAATACTCTTAATAAGTTTTCTTTgcctatttttaaaagataaatgttaCTCTGGACAGTAGTCAaggatttaaaaagaaaaaaatgattaagatgtataaaattatgttgtctaagatttttttttttacactttcttatttatctttgcacaaaatattttttcctttcaattttttaaccaatgtcCTAAAGATACTAGTCAATAAgacatttttctataaaatcaattaattgatCAAAACATTTTGAGGTATGTCAACCATGTGTGCCTATAAAAAAGAGCaaagtgatttttatttttgtccctaACAAGGCTAATTAAAAATAGAGACACCAAATAAGGTTGATTTATTTTTGCCCTTAAATGTCCTTctactctatttttttcttattgctTTAACattatgatataattaatttcattttataaaataatttgaatatatatatgtatatatattcacatatattaaaaatttatatatatatatatatatatatatatatatatatatatatatatatataacttagttaaaaaaatttacaagtaagataatatattaaaaattttccaCCCATCACAACATAAGGCACCAAAGTTGGGTCATAAAATGGAGGAATGTGGACAAGAAAAGATGGTGAAATATAAACATGATTTTTGCATAAGTATTTAAGAAAAGTAAATGATGAAGAATTATCAAATAACCCTCCAAATGCCTTATTTATCAATTCCAAAGTTCTACAAATTTCCTCATAcgcatttaaattaaataaacaaaagcgATAGAAATTACTTAacctataattttaatttattaatgttttttagctaacttggttttcttttgatttctcaTTTGAGCTTCTAAAAGTATCCTAAAGAGAAATGAAAACTCATAACAACTCTACTTAACATGAGCTTAATTAGTTTGTTATTCTTACAAaacaattcaataaaaattagtaaatttctaTTAGTGCAAGTAAAAATGTAGGACTTAATTAATTGATGTATGGTGACATGATGTGTGGTGACTTAATTAACTTGGAAAATCTTGATATCATGCTGGAAATAATGTTGATTTTATGGTTTCATTCAGTGAGGTAGAGTTGTCTTAAATTTGTatcaaaatgattaaatttgtacatttTTCTGTCTTCTAATTATTTGTCATAACAATTAATTAAGgataatttaatctaaaaataattaatgataaatatatcCTGAATTAAAGAATAGGGTAAGTAATAATACTATTGGCCTAATTCAACAACATATGATTCTAGTAAGGATGATTATATTTGGAAACTCAAATTTCAAGCACCAACATATGTTCAACAATCATTTTCCTTCTAGTAAAGTACTTTCTTTCCTTTATTACTTATGTTCTGTCAATccacaagaaaatgaaagagtATTTATAGACAAGTAAAAATGGTATCaatctttgtttaatttgtcatctaatgaaataacaaaatattcatcatctagtcaataatgttttttttttaaaaaaacaacaaatttgaaGTTAAGGATAAGATATGTTCCCTCACTATTTTCATGAAGGCAATACCTTTATTGTTGTTATCTACATCTAGTAAATACCTATATACTCATAATCGAGAGTAACTAATTTTTcgtatattataataaataaatgttatcattttaatttaagtgattgcactaaaattaatatggaggaacatttatagaaaaatagtaAGGGTTTGTGCTTCTTACTTATTTGTCGTCTAACACAAGTTCTGTGATCTATACTCAATCCTAAATTTTGTGACTGTATGTGTAAGATCAACTTACTCCTAGGATTagtcatttttaactttttttctctttaaaaatgGAATCTCATTAATCCAACTGTTGGTTTAGGAGCTtacatttttaaatcaaatgtaCAAAGTTTAAGcacaacatatattttaaaatataagcaaatgtTAGCTTTATGATTACATATCTATATTCTTTAAGAAGAGTAAATACAAAAAACCTAATCGTGTAATAAGTTCATTTCTCCTCatatatgtaattatatataatacttgtGGGTCTAAGTGAGGTGACACAATGTGTAGTATAGTAACTATACTTGCCTTTATACCCACAAAATTTTATGGTGGGAGAAAGGTTGGTGGCGAAAGCTATAAGTTTGGAGGGTAGTAGAAAAATCCTACAGTTATATAATGATG is a genomic window containing:
- the LOC114368241 gene encoding subtilisin-like protease Glyma18g48580, producing MTPVMSLLEENARMTSFGIGKFAISDFSMAVIQCYIVYLGAHSHGPTPSSIDLETATHFHYDFLGSILGSHEKAKEAIIYSYNKHINGFAAALEEEEAADIAENPNAVSVFLSKDHKLHITHSWEFLGLQRNGRNTTWQKGRFGENTIISNIDTGFVGNVGSCTKINRLVDIITVVGGQGYSLPADIQYLDARWEVLVVLPLRDCFAQEINMLCPLDGFVVL